Genomic segment of Lemur catta isolate mLemCat1 chromosome 2, mLemCat1.pri, whole genome shotgun sequence:
AGCACAGTTATGTGGAGAGGTCCATGTGGCAAGGATCTGAGACCTGCCAACAGCAAGCAAGGAAGTGAGGCCTCCTCCCAACCACCATATGAGAGCTGGACTAGGTGAAAGTTTATCCCAATTTATATAGGGATTTTTACACAAAACATTTGAGAGCAAGAATTATACTCGCTGCACTGAGCAAACCAGCTCTGGCTTTGTTTAGAGCCTAGACTTGGGCCCTCATCCTTGCCATAGTCCTCCTGCAAGGGTTTTTGTCTCCCACAGCTTTCCACTCAGTCCCAGTGCACAAATGCTACAACACCTACAGTCTCACAGCCAACCCCCTCCCATGTCCCGTGACTCAGAGTTAAGAGAGCCTTACTCCTGCAGCTCTGACCAAGTGATGACCAACTCCTTTGTatgaattagaaattaaaaaatatatatataccttcaGCCAGCTATGCATAAGGAACCGAGTCTGCACCTTGAACAGCAAGCCTCCTGTCCTTCAGTAGTCCTGTCTACTCCAAACCCCCCAGGTTTCCCCCAGGCTCAGGCAGCCTTCTTTGCGGGTCTTGTGAGGCCTGTGATGAGCACTGCAAGTTAAACAGGAGCATGGGCCACACTCAGGGGACTCTAGCTCTGAGTGTGTTATTCTGTTTCTGAGAGGGGAAGGGCTGCACAGTTAGTGATGAGGCTGGCAGGTAAAGGGATGACCAGGTGACAGGCACACTGGCCCAAAGATAAACCTGGCCCTACTAGCATCATGTTGTAATCACTATGGATTAGAACTATGGATAAGGCTGagtacagtggttcatgcctgtaatcctagcactctgggaggccaagacaggaggatcacttgagctcaggagtttgagaccagcctgagcaagagtgagaccctttctctactaaaaatagaaaaattagtttggCATTGtggtgtgcctatagtctcagctacttggaaagctgaggcaggagtatcacttgagccgaggagttggagattgcagtgagctaggctgacaccacagcactctacccaaggcgacagaatgagactcttatctcaaaaaacaaaggaaactgaaccccctcctcactccctgccttaatacaaaaaaaaattttttttaaaaagaactgtgGATATAATACAGTGTGACAGACCTCAAGAGAGCAGATGATTTACTCTTCTGCTGTCATGTCCACAGAGTAACCTCTCCAAGGTCATACATTAGATAAATATGGGCACAGGAACTCATTCCTAATGCTTGATGACCTTGTTTTCCCACCCCCGAATGCCACCAACAAAAGGGGGAGTGCGGTGTGGGGCTGACCATAGAGGGAGGAATGGCAGACTTTCCACAGATCCCATTTTTACTCTGGATCAGGTCTCACCTGTGGCCTGGGGAACTCACAGAAAGACAAGTTTCGTACAACCCCAGACTTTTTCTTTTGGCAGCCAACAATTGGTCACATTGCACGTTTCAAGGTTACAGAGGAGCCCCAAAGTACAAATGTGGGACAGGAGCAGATAAATCTTGCTCAGGGCTTTACAATAAAGCCAGAGCAAGTGTTCCAGAAGTCGACAACATCAGGAAGGCGACCTCTGGAAGCAGGCACCCAAGGGATTCCAGAAAACCCTTCACTCCTGGGCTTTCGGGACTCTTCATCTTGGGGCCTCTTTCTTAGGCATCACAAAGCCGCCTTTTCTGGAGCGCAGGGGAGGGACGTGCAGGTCACCGGCTAAGCGGGGCAGGTCGGGAGGGCAGGGAGTTCCTTCAGACCCCAGCAGAGGTAGACAGAGGCAGGCCCAGGGTTCAGAAGACAGGAAAGGCCGTTTACTCGGGGCTGGCTGGGGcagctccccttccctcctctctccgaTTAAATACGGAAGCCGACGACAGCGAAGATGGTGAGGAGAACGACAATGAAAGCAGTGTCTCGGACCTCGTCCCACCGGAAGCCTTTCTTGGCCCGGTCCTCCTGCTGCTTGCGAAGGGCCTCCCGCCGGGCCCGCAGGCGCCGCTCGCGCTCCAGCTGTTCCCCGTAGTGCGCCTGGTAGAAGGCGTCGAAGTTGAACATGGTGCAGTTGGCGCCCGGCGCGCCCCGACCGCCGTCTTGGGCCCGAGAGGCggccggcggggggcggggagggccggCGTCCGCGGTGGGCGGCCTGGAGGGCCGGACGCCGGGTCCGCGCAGGTCCTCGTCGCTGAGCAGACCGCGGTCATACTTGCGACGGAGGGTGGCACTGCCCAGCACCACGTAGGCCTGGGAGATGCGCGTGAAGCGCTCGGCGGCCTGGGCGCTCCCCGCGTTGCGGTCCGGGTGGTAGAGGAAGCTCTGCCGGTAGTAGGCGGCCTTGATCTGCGCCTGCGTGGCCGTGGTGGGGACGTCCAGCAGGTCGTAGAGCGCCGTGCGCGAGTACTGGCCGTCGCCCCGGGAGTAAGTCCTCGCGCCCAGGCCCGGGCCCGACGCCGAATGTCGTGTAAAGCTCCAGGCCGGCCACAACCTCCACAGTAACAACCGCGACCGCCTCAAACCTCTTTGCACTTTTTATAGGGAAGAGCTGGTGTTGTCCAAGTCCACCTTTTGTTTATCTgtatcttaatttctctttcagttttgaAGTATAGTGTTTTCAGAGGTAGAATTCTTGATTGACAGTTTTTCATTTAGCACTTGAAATATATCATcgcactgccttctggcctccatg
This window contains:
- the LOC123632026 gene encoding dnaJ homolog subfamily C member 30, mitochondrial-like → MEVQRGLRRSRLLLWRLWPAWSFTRHSASGPGLGARTYSRGDGQYSRTALYDLLDVPTTATQAQIKAAYYRQSFLYHPDRNAGSAQAAERFTRISQAYVVLGSATLRRKYDRGLLSDEDLRGPGVRPSRPPTADAGPPRPPPAASRAQDGGRGAPGANCTMFNFDAFYQAHYGEQLERERRLRARREALRKQQEDRAKKGFRWDEVRDTAFIVVLLTIFAVVGFRI